In Apium graveolens cultivar Ventura chromosome 10, ASM990537v1, whole genome shotgun sequence, the following are encoded in one genomic region:
- the LOC141693990 gene encoding transcription factor MYB14-like: MVRAPCCQKMGLKKGPWTCDEDRILINHVTLHGHDNWRALPKQAGLLRCGKSCRLRWTNYLRPDIKRGNFSEEEEEAIINLHELLGNRWSAIAAKLPGRTDNEIKNVWHTHLKKRIKKVEENNALDLKKEDVNAEQSKEFIFTTPSKSESEEDIFQPNSPQQQSSITTTTTATTSVEDNSMSMDADALVDFFEADETFWSEVFSTENSGSTSDYFLADNSGTATSEFSGNDFHLQFPEFDGNDDIINMKCDAGDSFWYDMLTNLSGQLPEL, encoded by the exons ATGGTGAGAGCTCCATGTTGCCAGAAGATGGGGTTGAAGAAAGGTCCCTGGACTTGCGATGAAGATCGGATTTTAATCAATCATGTCACTCTTCATGGCCATGATAACTGGAGAGCTCTTCCCAAACAAGCAG GTTTGTTAAGATGTGGGAAGAGTTGCAGACTTCGGTGGACTAATTATCTGAGGCCTGACATCAAACGGGgaaatttcagtgaagaggaggAGGAGGCTATCATCAACTTGCATGAACTTCTTGGAAACAG ATGGTCTGCAATTGCAGCAAAATTGCCCGGACGTACCGACAACGAGATTAAAAATGTGTGGCACACACATTTGAAAAAGAGAATCAAGAAAGTTGAAGAAAATAATGCCTTAGATTTAAaaaaagaagatgtaaatgcagAACAATCAAAAGAGTTTATATTTACCACCCCATCGAAATCCGAAAGTGAGGAGGATATTTTCCAGCCAAATTCACCTCAACAACAATCATCAATAACCACAACCACCACCGCCACCACGAGTGTCGAAGACAATAGCATGTCAATGGATGCAGATGCCCTGGTAGATTTTTTTGAAGCCGATGAGACATTTTGGTCTGAAGTTTTTTCAACTGAAAATTCGGGTTCCACAAGTGACTACTTTCTAGCAGATAATTCTGGCACTGCTACAAGCGAATTCAGTGGTAATGACTTTCACCTTCAATTTCCGGAatttgatggaaatgatgacaTTATAAACATGAAGTGTGATGCCGGGGACAGTTTCTGGTACGATATGCTAACAAATTTATCGGGCCAATTGCCAGAACTGTAA
- the LOC141693309 gene encoding protein root UVB sensitive 2, chloroplastic, translating into MNLLGKIKPQKKEEPIRPPSQVPVFWTETSDSLSRQYQFESDGQLSVKVLNDSRPVIHKMAESFLNQFFPSGYPYSVNEGYLRYTQFRAMQHFTSAALSVLSTQSLLYAAGLRPTPAQATAVSWILKDGMQHAGKLICSSLGARMDSEPKRWRILADVLYDLGTGLEVLSPLCPQLFLEMAGLGNFAKGMAVVAARATRLPIYSSFAKEGNLSDLFAKGEAISTVFNVLGLGAGIQLVSTVCSSMQGKMIVGPLLSLAHICCVCEEMRATPVNTLNPQRTAMIVSNFLKTGKISSPADLRYQEDLLFPGRLIEDAGSVKVGRDLDKAIKPSKLRQIKEIFPEEKFLLNRGTRWTDMVLEQNATGEDALRGWLVAAYAANFEKSAHEDDFNALEEAYEKMNSVITPLVSELQAKGWHTDRFLDGTGSRFAF; encoded by the exons ATGAATCTACTG GGTAAGATAAAGCCTCAAAAGAAAGAGGAGCCCATTAGGCCACCAAGTCAAGTTCCTGTCTTTTGGACCGAAACTTCTGATTCATTGTCTCGTCAATATCAATTTGAATCCGACGGCCAACTTTCA GTCAAGGTGCTGAATGACTCGAGACCCGTTATCCACAAAATGGCTGAATCCttcttaaatcaattttttccATCTGGCTATCCATATAG TGTGAACGAAGGATATCTTAGGTACACACAATTCAGGGCGATGCAGCATTTCACAAGTGCAGCATTATCCGTGCTATCAACTCAG TCTCTTCTATATGCTGCAGGCTTACGGCCTACCCCAGCGCAGGCAACTGCAGTTAGTTGG ATCTTAAAAGATGGGATGCAGCATGCTGGAAAGCTTATATGTAGTAGTTTGGGGGCTAGAATGGATTCGGAGCCCAAACGCTGGAGGATTTTGG CTGATGTGCTCTATGATCTGGGCACTGGTTTGGAAGTTCTTTCTCCCTTGTGCCCACAGTTATTTCTTGAAATGGCAGGCCTTGGCAACTTTGCTAAG GGAATGGCTGTTGTCGCAGCAAGAGCTACTAGACTGCCAATATATTCTTCATTTGCCAAAGAAGGCAACCTTAGTGATCTGTTTGCAAAAGGGGAGGCCATCTCGACTGTTTTTAATGTTCTTGGACTGGGGGCAGGAATCCAGTTAGTATCTACTGTTTGCTCATCTATGCAAGGAAAG ATGATTGTGGGACCTCTCCTTTCCCTCGCACATATTTGCTGTGTATGTGAAGAAATGCGAGCTACTCCCGTCAACACATTGAATCCACAAAGAACTGCCATGATTGTGTCAAATTTTCTCAAG ACAGGAAAAATATCCAGTCCTGCTGACTTGAGATACCAAGAAGATCTCTTGTTTCCTGGTCGACTTATAGAGGATGCTGGAAGTGTCAAAGTGGGTAGGGATCTGGACAAGGCTATTAAGCCCTCAAAGCTTCGTCAAATCAAAGAAATATTCCCGGAGGAAAAATTTCTTCTAAATCGTGGAACTAGATGGACTGACATGGTGTTGGAACAGAATGCCACGGGTGAGGACGCATTGAGGGGTTGGCTGGTTGCTGCATATGCTGCAAATTTTGAAAAAAGTGCTCACGAGGATGATTTCAATGCTTTAGAGGAAGCTTATGAGAAGATGAATAGCGTAATCACTCCACTTGTCTCTGAGCTGCAGGCTAAAGGGTGGCACACTGATCGTTTTCTTGATGGAACTGGTAGTCGGTTTGCCTTTTAA
- the LOC141692585 gene encoding uncharacterized protein LOC141692585 translates to MEHEEQKPSTNPSVMLSGLLCKRAKLHEELRVIEKQVYDMETSYLQDPSQCGNVLKGFEGFLSSTKNTNLLKRSRKFGPEDRLFSLSSITSPAAEEHAAARDAGGLLANGQGKPKRGRGPRDGRRSKQSSEPDYDYDDDPDVIM, encoded by the exons ATGGAACACGAAG AACAAAAACCTAGTACAAACCCGTCTGTAATGCTGAGTGGTCTTTTATGCAAAAGAGCTAAACTTCATGAGGAGCTTCGAGTCATTGAAAAACAG GTTTACGATATGGAGACAAGTTATCTACAAGATCCTAGCCAGTGTGGCAATGTATTGAAAGGCTTTGAAGGGTTTCTATCATCAACTAAGAACACTAATCT CTTAAAGCGCTCCAGAAAATTTGGACCTGAAGATCGCCTTTTTTCACTATCTTCAATCACCTCACCAGCG GCCGAGGAGCATGCTGCTGCACGAGATGCTGGAGGTTTATTGGCAAACGGGCA AGGAAAACCAAAGAGGGGCAGAGGGCCAAGAGACGGAAGGAGAAGCAAGCAGTCAAGTGAACCAGATTACGACTATGATGATGACCCAGACGTGATAATGTGA